The Streptomyces sp. NL15-2K genome contains a region encoding:
- a CDS encoding pyridine nucleotide-disulfide oxidoreductase — protein sequence MSDRPIPARTAVVLGGSHTGMLAARALAEFVDRVVVVERDELPAGPEPRKGLPQARHAHMLWSGGVRAVEELLPGVTGALRDAGARRLPVTTDIVALGGRGWFRRWPESHHVILAGRDLLDATIRARVLADERVELLGGTEAVGLEGTSAAVTGVRVRGLLDDREQVVEAGMVVDATGRGSGATRWLTALGLPEAERREVDSGLAYASRLYLAPEQARDGFPVINVQPEPSEKGPGRAGFLLPIENGRWIVTLNGTRGGEPSTANDDFVRYAREELRHPVIGELLECAEPLSDVSFTRTTVNRRHFYERMPVWPENFTVLGDALAAFNPVYGHGLAVAAQSAVLLRDAIRRQGWAAPGLSRRIQKAVARPVGAAWDLAIGQDVFYPGATENGPTLRDRLVAAYVGRLMYTATGNGRIARRVTDVTSLERGAEVLLTPSVLLAAAVGPLKPALRRPPLTAEELKRAGLQG from the coding sequence ATGAGTGACCGTCCCATCCCCGCCAGAACCGCCGTAGTCCTGGGGGGATCCCATACGGGCATGCTCGCGGCGCGCGCCCTGGCCGAGTTCGTCGACCGGGTCGTCGTGGTCGAGCGCGACGAACTGCCCGCCGGCCCCGAACCCCGCAAGGGGCTGCCGCAGGCGCGGCACGCCCACATGCTGTGGTCGGGCGGGGTACGGGCCGTGGAGGAACTGCTGCCGGGCGTCACCGGGGCGCTCCGGGACGCCGGGGCGCGGCGGCTGCCGGTCACGACGGACATCGTCGCCCTGGGAGGGCGGGGCTGGTTCCGGCGGTGGCCCGAGTCCCACCACGTGATCCTTGCCGGGCGGGATCTGCTGGACGCGACGATCCGCGCGCGGGTCCTCGCGGACGAGCGGGTCGAACTGCTCGGAGGCACGGAGGCGGTGGGGCTGGAGGGCACCTCGGCGGCCGTCACCGGGGTCCGCGTGCGCGGGCTGCTCGACGACCGCGAGCAGGTCGTCGAGGCGGGCATGGTCGTCGACGCCACCGGCCGCGGCTCCGGGGCGACCCGGTGGCTGACGGCCCTCGGGCTGCCGGAGGCGGAGCGTCGCGAGGTCGACTCCGGCCTGGCGTACGCGAGTCGGCTCTACCTCGCTCCCGAGCAGGCCCGGGACGGCTTCCCGGTCATCAATGTGCAGCCCGAGCCAAGCGAGAAGGGCCCCGGCCGGGCGGGCTTCCTGCTGCCCATCGAGAACGGCCGGTGGATCGTCACCCTGAACGGCACCCGTGGCGGCGAACCCTCCACCGCGAACGACGACTTCGTCCGGTACGCGCGCGAGGAGCTGCGGCATCCGGTCATCGGCGAACTGCTCGAGTGCGCCGAGCCGCTGTCCGACGTGTCGTTCACCCGCACGACCGTCAACCGCCGGCACTTCTACGAGCGGATGCCGGTGTGGCCCGAGAACTTCACGGTCCTCGGCGACGCGCTCGCCGCGTTCAACCCGGTCTACGGGCACGGGCTGGCGGTGGCCGCCCAAAGCGCCGTGCTCCTGCGGGATGCGATACGGCGTCAGGGGTGGGCCGCGCCGGGACTGTCCCGTCGTATCCAGAAGGCGGTGGCCCGGCCGGTCGGGGCGGCCTGGGACCTGGCCATCGGGCAGGACGTGTTCTACCCGGGCGCGACGGAGAACGGGCCGACACTCAGGGACCGGCTCGTGGCCGCGTATGTCGGCCGCCTGATGTACACGGCTACCGGGAACGGCCGAATCGCCCGGCGGGTGACCGATGTGACGTCGCTGGAGCGGGGGGCGGAGGTGCTGCTGACACCGTCGGTTCTGCTTGCGGCGGCGGTGGGCCCACTCAAGCCGGCGCTTCGGCGACCGCCGCTGACGGCGGAGGAACTCAAGCGAGCGGGGTTGCAGGGCTGA
- a CDS encoding SMP-30/gluconolactonase/LRE family protein: protein MTTYSYEVAVRAEAELGEGPTWDAAAGQLIWIDILGSQIHTYDPVSGRRTSRTTEQHVGAVKPRAGGGLVLNLRDGVGLLDPDDTFRWLHHEPVPGRRANDAAVAPDGSLWAGTMRYDEAPGGGTLSRLTGDGSVEVVLDDVAVSNGTGWSPDGRLMYYIDSPTRRIDVFDFTAGRAQGRRPLVEIEEGAGFPDGLTVDADGCVWVALWDGGAVRRYTPGGELDRVIELPVPRVTACAFGGADLSDLYVTTARVGLSAPHPVAGSLLVVRGAGKGLPQPAFAG from the coding sequence ATGACGACGTACTCGTACGAGGTGGCGGTACGCGCGGAGGCGGAGCTGGGCGAGGGCCCGACCTGGGACGCGGCGGCGGGGCAGCTGATCTGGATCGACATCCTGGGCTCCCAGATCCACACATACGACCCCGTCTCGGGCCGTCGTACGTCCCGTACGACCGAGCAGCACGTCGGCGCGGTCAAGCCGCGCGCGGGCGGCGGGCTGGTCCTCAACCTCCGCGACGGCGTCGGCCTCCTCGACCCCGACGACACCTTCCGCTGGCTGCACCACGAGCCGGTCCCCGGCCGCCGCGCCAACGACGCCGCCGTCGCACCCGACGGCTCTCTGTGGGCCGGCACCATGCGCTACGACGAGGCACCGGGCGGCGGTACGCTCTCCCGTCTCACCGGAGACGGCTCGGTCGAGGTCGTCCTCGACGACGTGGCGGTGAGCAACGGCACGGGGTGGAGCCCCGACGGACGGCTCATGTACTACATCGACTCGCCGACGCGCCGGATCGACGTCTTCGACTTCACGGCCGGGCGCGCGCAGGGCCGGCGGCCGCTGGTGGAGATCGAGGAGGGCGCGGGCTTTCCCGACGGGCTGACCGTCGACGCGGACGGGTGCGTGTGGGTGGCGCTGTGGGACGGGGGAGCGGTGCGGCGCTATACGCCGGGCGGCGAGCTGGACCGGGTGATCGAGCTGCCGGTGCCTCGGGTTACGGCGTGTGCGTTCGGCGGTGCGGACCTGAGCGACCTGTACGTCACTACTGCTCGGGTGGGGCTTTCGGCGCCGCATCCTGTGGCGGGGTCGTTGCTGGTGGTGCGGGGCGCCGGGAAGGGGCTGCCGCAACCGGCGTTCGCTGGCTGA
- a CDS encoding IclR family transcriptional regulator: MGRLVPAVTRALDILELFLDGDGTLSAPDIVRKLQLPRTTVHELVTTLAARSYIVQVPGQPGRYRLGVRPYQLGSRYAEQLDVAAEGQQVARSVAETCDETVHVAILEGTDVIYIAKVDSTHAVRMVSAAGRRLPAHCTSVGKMLLASLPDHELSSRLPDDADLIAMTPNSITEPDALREALAEIRQRGVAVESRESNPDVSCVAAPVHDRTGRVVAALSISVPMIRWSDERRVELEQLAAKGAAELSERLGHRRVA, from the coding sequence GTGGGACGCCTTGTACCTGCCGTGACCCGGGCTCTCGACATTCTCGAGCTCTTCCTCGACGGGGACGGGACGCTCTCCGCCCCCGACATCGTGCGCAAGCTGCAGCTTCCGCGCACCACCGTGCACGAGCTGGTCACCACACTCGCCGCCCGGTCGTACATCGTCCAGGTGCCCGGCCAGCCGGGACGCTACCGGCTCGGAGTGCGCCCGTACCAGCTGGGCAGCCGGTACGCCGAGCAGCTCGACGTCGCCGCCGAGGGCCAGCAGGTCGCCCGCTCGGTCGCCGAGACCTGCGACGAGACCGTGCACGTGGCGATCCTGGAGGGCACCGACGTCATCTACATCGCCAAGGTCGACTCCACGCACGCCGTACGCATGGTGTCGGCGGCCGGCCGGCGGCTGCCCGCCCACTGCACCTCCGTCGGGAAGATGCTGCTGGCCTCCCTCCCCGATCACGAGCTCAGCTCGCGCCTCCCCGACGATGCCGACCTGATCGCGATGACGCCCAACAGCATCACCGAACCGGACGCCCTGCGAGAGGCCCTGGCCGAGATCCGGCAGCGGGGCGTCGCCGTGGAGAGCCGCGAGTCCAACCCGGACGTCTCCTGCGTGGCCGCCCCGGTGCACGACCGCACCGGCCGGGTCGTCGCCGCGCTGTCCATCTCCGTGCCGATGATCCGCTGGAGCGACGAGCGCCGCGTCGAGCTCGAGCAGCTCGCCGCGAAGGGCGCCGCCGAACTGTCGGAGCGCCTCGGGCACCGGAGGGTGGCATGA
- a CDS encoding glycine-rich protein, translating into MKRDSLELRRVRLRRGAATVALVALGAGGGWAAVPAAAADSKAAGSACVPTAGFTGCRLYDFTGDKAGFQVPSGVNSLDVRAWGQGGWGSSMATGGAGGYTAGSLKVTPGETLSVAVGGYYSGKAFGDALGGAGGGGWAEPGGNSSAIRTSGGDALVIAGGGGGSGSITRGYGSGGAAGGEKGQDGSEAGLGGKGADKATGGAAAGNGAAGADATAGGRGGAGGKGSSGGGGGGAGYAGGGGGAGTDDPRGDGSGSGGGGTGYADPDRVTGARLESGDRNTAPAKDDPFWSKGWEPETEGIAEGGANLIGGNGRVVIQWKGAVAPAELSPATPAEQSVEPGYEVPAMAAVVRDKDGKPVEGVSVKFAINDPEQLGLNFGERENTSSVVLASDAQGRVQTPVIYTSSSKKGDFTVRATAAGLSTDFTVHVKNLANEVKVVAGDKQQAEPGQPFGEALQAVVTDSGKPAVGAKVDFRVEGGDWEGPEFEGKFSGVQEIADAEGKVTAPELVAGDELGTYTITATVGGGASATFTVEVVEKVGTDPSASPTPSPTGSADNGTGGTGDGDGNGSGNGTGGSGNDNSSQLTGGGLASTGAGGIGLMLGAAAALAALGVAAVRFSPRLRVRFQNRR; encoded by the coding sequence ATGAAGCGGGATTCCCTTGAGCTGCGTCGTGTCCGACTGAGACGTGGCGCGGCGACGGTCGCCCTCGTGGCGCTGGGCGCCGGGGGCGGCTGGGCAGCGGTACCGGCCGCGGCGGCGGACAGCAAGGCCGCGGGCAGCGCGTGCGTGCCGACGGCGGGCTTCACGGGCTGCCGGCTGTACGACTTCACCGGCGACAAGGCGGGCTTCCAGGTCCCGTCCGGCGTGAACTCGCTGGACGTGCGGGCCTGGGGGCAGGGCGGCTGGGGCAGCAGCATGGCGACCGGCGGCGCGGGCGGATACACCGCGGGCTCGCTGAAGGTCACGCCCGGCGAGACGCTGTCCGTCGCGGTCGGCGGGTACTACAGCGGAAAGGCGTTCGGCGACGCGTTGGGCGGCGCCGGCGGGGGCGGCTGGGCCGAGCCCGGCGGCAACAGCAGCGCCATCCGCACCAGCGGCGGCGACGCACTGGTGATCGCCGGCGGCGGAGGCGGCTCCGGCAGCATCACGAGGGGCTACGGTTCCGGCGGTGCCGCGGGCGGCGAGAAGGGCCAGGACGGCTCGGAGGCGGGCCTCGGCGGCAAGGGCGCCGACAAGGCCACCGGCGGCGCGGCCGCGGGCAACGGCGCCGCGGGGGCCGACGCCACCGCGGGCGGCCGCGGCGGTGCCGGCGGCAAGGGCAGTTCCGGCGGTGGCGGCGGCGGTGCCGGTTACGCGGGCGGCGGCGGTGGCGCGGGCACGGACGACCCCAGGGGCGACGGCAGCGGCAGCGGCGGAGGCGGCACCGGGTACGCCGACCCCGACCGGGTGACCGGCGCCCGCCTGGAGAGCGGCGACCGCAACACGGCGCCCGCGAAGGACGACCCGTTCTGGTCGAAGGGGTGGGAGCCGGAGACCGAGGGGATCGCCGAGGGCGGCGCCAACCTCATCGGCGGCAACGGCCGCGTGGTGATCCAGTGGAAGGGTGCCGTCGCGCCCGCCGAGCTGAGCCCGGCCACCCCCGCAGAGCAGTCCGTCGAGCCGGGGTACGAGGTTCCCGCGATGGCCGCGGTGGTCCGGGACAAGGACGGCAAGCCGGTCGAGGGCGTCTCGGTGAAGTTCGCGATCAACGACCCGGAGCAGCTGGGCCTGAACTTCGGCGAGCGCGAGAACACCTCGTCCGTCGTGTTGGCGAGCGACGCCCAGGGCCGCGTGCAGACGCCGGTCATCTACACCAGCAGCAGCAAGAAGGGCGACTTCACCGTCCGCGCGACGGCAGCGGGTCTCTCCACGGACTTCACCGTGCACGTGAAGAACCTCGCGAACGAGGTGAAGGTCGTCGCGGGCGACAAGCAGCAGGCCGAGCCGGGGCAGCCCTTCGGCGAGGCGCTGCAGGCCGTGGTGACCGACTCGGGCAAGCCGGCCGTCGGCGCGAAGGTGGACTTCCGCGTCGAAGGCGGCGACTGGGAAGGCCCCGAATTCGAGGGCAAGTTCTCGGGCGTCCAGGAGATCGCCGACGCCGAGGGCAAGGTCACCGCGCCGGAGCTGGTCGCCGGTGACGAGCTCGGCACGTACACGATCACCGCGACGGTCGGCGGCGGCGCGTCCGCCACCTTCACCGTCGAGGTCGTCGAGAAGGTCGGGACCGACCCGTCCGCGTCGCCCACCCCCAGCCCGACCGGCTCCGCCGACAACGGCACGGGTGGCACCGGGGACGGTGACGGCAACGGCTCCGGCAACGGCACCGGCGGCTCCGGCAACGACAACTCCTCGCAGCTCACCGGCGGCGGCCTGGCCAGCACCGGCGCGGGCGGCATCGGCCTGATGCTGGGCGCGGCGGCCGCCCTCGCCGCGCTGGGTGTCGCAGCGGTCCGTTTCTCACCCCGCCTGCGGGTGCGTTTCCAGAACCGCCGCTGA
- a CDS encoding helix-turn-helix domain-containing protein, with the protein MTSHPATVTRSAWHDVPRFQVRQFAAIAMAEAPALAEEIMREIRREYPHLPVVLDESGEPMALIGIRRAIEVFVQHLETAEGRPTVPPGVFQEFGRGEGLGGRSLDSLQAIYRMGVRLAWRRFADIGQRVDIPPPAMYELVDAGYEYLDGLVDQSVRGYAEAAARQAGERLRLQRRLMELLLAEHHRGDPADALTERAARIGWPLPQKVAVGVLLRPAREAVAPAVGQGVLLDMEYEQPRMVVPEPDAAGRPELLHRALTGWAGAIGPPVPLADAAKSLRWAEAAVRLMERDLLPAGEVLYCTEHTEALVLLQPEELIDDLTLRCLAPLTHRGPTHGRRLAETLLAWLETRGGAPEVAARLGVHPQTVRYRLRQIRELWGDEIDDPDRRFELELVLRAQRLRGTLGETRGRK; encoded by the coding sequence GTGACGAGCCACCCGGCAACCGTCACCCGCTCGGCCTGGCACGACGTACCCCGCTTCCAGGTACGCCAGTTCGCGGCGATCGCGATGGCCGAGGCGCCCGCGCTCGCCGAGGAGATCATGCGCGAGATCCGCCGCGAGTACCCGCATCTGCCCGTCGTCCTCGACGAGTCGGGCGAGCCGATGGCACTGATCGGCATCCGCCGCGCCATCGAGGTCTTCGTCCAGCATCTGGAGACCGCGGAGGGCCGCCCGACGGTCCCGCCGGGCGTCTTCCAGGAGTTCGGCCGCGGCGAGGGCCTGGGCGGCCGCAGCCTCGACTCGCTCCAGGCGATCTACCGGATGGGCGTACGGCTGGCCTGGCGCCGTTTCGCCGACATCGGCCAGCGCGTCGACATCCCGCCACCGGCGATGTACGAGCTGGTCGACGCGGGCTACGAGTACCTCGACGGCCTGGTCGACCAGTCCGTACGCGGCTACGCGGAGGCGGCGGCACGGCAGGCCGGGGAACGCTTACGCCTCCAGCGCCGCCTGATGGAACTGCTGCTCGCCGAACACCACCGGGGCGACCCGGCCGACGCGCTGACCGAACGGGCCGCGCGGATCGGCTGGCCGCTGCCGCAGAAGGTCGCGGTGGGCGTGCTGCTGCGCCCGGCGCGGGAAGCGGTGGCGCCCGCGGTGGGGCAAGGGGTCCTGCTCGACATGGAGTACGAGCAGCCGCGGATGGTCGTCCCCGAGCCGGACGCCGCGGGCCGACCCGAGCTGCTGCACCGGGCCCTGACGGGCTGGGCCGGGGCGATCGGCCCGCCGGTCCCCCTCGCCGACGCCGCGAAGTCGCTGCGCTGGGCCGAGGCGGCGGTACGGCTGATGGAGCGGGACCTGCTGCCGGCGGGCGAGGTCCTGTACTGCACCGAGCACACGGAGGCGCTGGTCCTGCTCCAGCCGGAGGAACTGATCGACGACCTGACCCTGCGCTGCCTGGCCCCGCTGACCCACCGCGGCCCCACCCACGGCCGGCGCCTCGCCGAGACGCTCCTGGCGTGGCTGGAAACCAGGGGCGGGGCACCGGAGGTGGCGGCCCGCCTGGGCGTCCACCCCCAGACGGTCCGCTACCGCCTCCGCCAGATCCGCGAACTGTGGGGCGACGAGATCGACGACCCGGACCGCCGCTTCGAACTCGAACTGGTGCTGCGGGCACAGCGGTTGCGGGGGACGTTGGGGGAGACGCGGGGGCGGAAGTGA
- a CDS encoding DUF3068 domain-containing protein, with translation MRRTASPLSLILLGLGTFLLVLAPLLAWYVEPRAAVNPIDIDTTAVYRGTGSVFDTERIETVSDQRITITQRVRANVDDSERSGNAVWDVTTTVDTDKSLPAADPHDALLFNPHRWVMDRKTTKPVHCCEETPYIEGEAYLKFPFDVRKRSYQWWDNTLGGTVVLDYQGTKKIQGYTGYRFTGTVPPTKVGSRLVPGSIVDEPGRPQVLAEEWYSNHGVELVVDQATGRVIYAQVGPRQTLRAPGAKKDAAVLLDSRKIAFTTDTQKEAVRQAKQDSGQLRLVGEVLPVGAAVGGFVLAVAGGVLVARGRQRPESTDTAVTPEPSLTM, from the coding sequence ATGCGCCGTACAGCCTCACCCCTTTCCCTGATCCTGCTGGGCCTCGGCACGTTTCTGCTGGTCCTGGCGCCCTTGCTCGCCTGGTACGTGGAACCGCGGGCCGCCGTGAACCCCATCGACATCGACACCACCGCCGTCTACCGCGGCACGGGCAGCGTCTTCGACACCGAGCGGATCGAGACCGTGTCCGACCAGCGGATCACCATCACCCAGCGGGTGCGCGCCAACGTGGACGACAGCGAGCGCAGCGGCAACGCCGTCTGGGACGTGACGACCACGGTCGACACCGACAAGTCGCTGCCGGCCGCCGACCCGCACGACGCGCTGCTGTTCAACCCGCACCGCTGGGTCATGGATCGCAAGACCACCAAGCCGGTGCACTGCTGCGAGGAGACCCCGTACATCGAGGGCGAGGCCTACCTGAAGTTCCCCTTCGACGTGCGCAAACGCTCCTACCAGTGGTGGGACAACACCCTCGGCGGGACGGTCGTACTGGACTACCAGGGCACCAAGAAGATCCAGGGCTACACGGGATACCGGTTCACCGGCACGGTCCCGCCGACGAAGGTCGGCTCCCGGCTGGTGCCCGGCAGCATCGTCGACGAGCCCGGCCGGCCGCAGGTGCTGGCCGAGGAGTGGTACTCCAACCACGGCGTGGAGCTGGTCGTCGACCAGGCCACCGGCCGGGTGATCTACGCGCAGGTGGGCCCGAGGCAGACGCTCAGGGCGCCGGGGGCGAAGAAGGACGCGGCGGTGCTGCTGGACAGCCGGAAGATCGCCTTCACCACCGACACACAGAAGGAGGCCGTGCGGCAGGCGAAGCAGGACAGCGGTCAACTGCGCCTGGTGGGCGAGGTCTTGCCGGTCGGGGCGGCTGTGGGCGGATTCGTCCTGGCGGTGGCGGGGGGCGTTTTGGTGGCGCGAGGGCGGCAGCGACCGGAATCGACCGATACGGCCGTTACGCCAGAGCCGTCGCTCACGATGTGA
- a CDS encoding glycosyltransferase family 4 protein: MPQHVPSSPPLSASLERGDPHRAAAPRAAQHPSALPPPPRHIVFLAHRDLDNPAAGGSELLVDRLADGLTRLGHQVTLLCGGPASYRDYRVVSAGGEFGHYLRARSAFARQVGDCDLLVEVCNGMPYLAPLWHQGPTLCLVNHVHTDLWKMRFGGPLTPAARLGRRLEHWALAGATRHRSLLVAVSPSTAHALRAIGVERDRIRVVHNGVEEPGPRAERSPDPLFVAVGRLVEYKRIDLLLRLWERVRPVTGGRLLIVGDGPERERLEQLAGPGVEFTGHVSEAEKHRLLCAAWLLLHPSAVEGWGLVVTEAAARETPSIAFDVPGLRDSVVDGETGVLAHGESSFAAAWCTLALSHHRRELMGKAARDRAARYRWDRTVGQFRAVAAEAVRSWPP, from the coding sequence ATGCCCCAGCACGTGCCTTCTTCTCCCCCACTCTCGGCTTCGCTCGAGCGGGGGGACCCCCACCGCGCCGCGGCCCCACGCGCCGCGCAGCACCCCTCGGCGCTCCCCCCACCTCCGCGCCACATCGTTTTCCTCGCCCATCGAGATCTGGACAACCCGGCCGCGGGCGGCTCCGAGCTGCTGGTCGACCGGCTCGCCGACGGACTGACCCGGCTCGGCCACCAGGTGACCCTGCTGTGCGGAGGGCCCGCCTCGTACCGGGACTACCGGGTCGTGTCGGCCGGCGGCGAGTTCGGCCACTACCTGCGCGCCCGTTCGGCCTTCGCCCGCCAGGTCGGCGACTGCGACCTGCTGGTCGAGGTCTGCAACGGCATGCCGTACCTGGCGCCCCTGTGGCACCAGGGACCCACCCTGTGCCTGGTCAACCACGTCCACACCGACCTGTGGAAGATGCGGTTCGGCGGGCCGCTGACCCCGGCCGCGCGGCTCGGCCGAAGACTCGAGCACTGGGCACTGGCCGGTGCCACCCGGCACCGGAGCCTGCTGGTCGCCGTCTCCCCCTCCACGGCCCACGCCCTGCGCGCGATCGGCGTCGAACGCGACCGCATCCGTGTGGTGCACAACGGCGTGGAGGAGCCCGGCCCACGCGCCGAACGCTCCCCCGACCCGCTGTTCGTCGCGGTGGGCCGGCTCGTCGAGTACAAGCGGATCGATCTGCTGCTGCGGCTGTGGGAGCGGGTGCGGCCGGTCACCGGTGGCCGGCTGCTGATCGTCGGTGACGGACCCGAACGCGAACGCCTCGAGCAACTCGCCGGTCCCGGTGTGGAGTTCACGGGGCATGTCTCCGAGGCCGAGAAACACCGTCTGCTGTGCGCGGCCTGGCTGCTGCTGCATCCCTCGGCGGTGGAGGGCTGGGGCCTGGTGGTCACCGAGGCCGCCGCCCGCGAGACCCCCTCGATCGCCTTCGACGTACCCGGCCTGCGCGATTCGGTCGTGGACGGCGAGACGGGCGTCCTCGCGCACGGCGAGTCCTCCTTCGCCGCCGCGTGGTGCACCCTCGCCCTGTCCCACCATCGCCGTGAGCTCATGGGCAAGGCGGCCCGCGACCGCGCGGCGCGCTATCGCTGGGACCGGACGGTCGGACAGTTCCGTGCGGTGGCCGCCGAGGCGGTGAGGAGCTGGCCGCCGTGA
- a CDS encoding class I SAM-dependent methyltransferase has translation MKDPSIRRSLALFRAFLREQQDPESCYALLAKDAVDQVESYDGPVAGRTVVDVGGGSGYFTEEFRRRGARAHLFEPDATELGEKPPEGTVIADGYLLPLYDGVADVTFSSNVLEHVADPQTFLSELVRVTRPGGLIYVSFTNWLSPWGGHEWAPWHYLGAERARARYRRRTGRAAKHTLGENLFAVHIGPTLRQVRSRDDVTVVSARSRYWPFLAETVVRAPGIREVATWNLLLILRRCPR, from the coding sequence CTGAAGGACCCCTCGATACGCCGCTCGCTGGCCCTCTTCCGCGCCTTCCTGCGCGAGCAGCAGGACCCCGAGAGCTGTTACGCGCTGCTCGCGAAGGACGCCGTCGACCAGGTGGAGTCCTACGACGGCCCCGTCGCCGGCCGCACGGTCGTCGACGTCGGCGGCGGCAGCGGGTACTTCACCGAGGAGTTCCGGCGCCGGGGCGCCCGGGCCCACCTGTTCGAACCGGACGCGACGGAACTGGGCGAGAAGCCGCCCGAGGGGACGGTCATCGCCGACGGCTACCTGCTGCCCCTGTACGACGGGGTCGCGGACGTCACCTTCTCCTCCAACGTCCTCGAGCACGTGGCCGATCCGCAGACCTTCCTCAGCGAGCTGGTCCGGGTGACCCGGCCCGGCGGGCTGATCTACGTGTCGTTCACCAACTGGCTGTCCCCGTGGGGCGGTCACGAGTGGGCGCCGTGGCACTACCTGGGTGCCGAGCGGGCCCGCGCCCGCTACCGGCGCCGTACCGGAAGGGCCGCCAAGCACACCCTCGGCGAGAACCTGTTCGCCGTGCACATCGGCCCGACCCTGCGGCAGGTGCGCTCCCGGGACGACGTCACGGTCGTCTCGGCGCGCTCCCGCTACTGGCCGTTCCTCGCCGAGACCGTGGTCAGAGCTCCCGGGATCCGCGAGGTGGCCACCTGGAACCTCCTCCTCATCCTCCGGCGGTGTCCACGATGA